In Chthonomonas sp., a single genomic region encodes these proteins:
- a CDS encoding cadherin-like domain-containing protein, whose amino-acid sequence MNSSQLNRAGSRIFLVVLACLAGASSFAQIKGWKDLKVTSKLAEKSTILGRVSDAKTYSLDLATLRQSLANAPEERAVGLFSSPAVITLPISDGTWQRFAVAESSILSPELQAKLPYIKTYLVQGLDDRTRNGRISVTALGFHAMVFSPNGTEYIDPIAVGNTRDYVVYNRENLSRIPGWTCYVTEFDENFINSEREGSGDLFPMATGANLKTYRLAMNATGEYCNYFGSNTGTGSAAAVSAMGVTINRVTGIYERDFSIRLNAVYLGPASEPAVLDPATDGFTNSNVSTLLGQNQTRCDTNVGNASYDVGHIMGTGGGGVAGLGVVGVTGQKARGATTGSPPTTDAFDIDYVAHELGHQFNGDHTFAGTTGSCAGNGNPSTAFEPGSGSTIMAYAGICTGQNVQSNSDDYFHHVSYQEVLTLRALATGTSTANGNSAPVVTVPATSYTIPLSTPFVLSASATDANGDALTYCWEQYATTPLFRSIKPVTVGYRVFPKLTTILGTAVANYETLATTTRTIPFRVSVRDNRAGGGELEWKSVSVTMSGTAFTVDTANSATAWVPGATVPVAWTVGGSGATANVNITMSTNGGTSFFTGAETTLLASTANSGSASITVPWVNTTTGRIKIQGVNNIFFDINNASITINESAAVNMTVPATIKSGATGTGTILLANPAPAGGLTVNLTEASSYMSVPSTVVVPAGATSADFAITTVAAPSNQNVQIGYNRSGWSKASSTFVIQKNTAPGGVADSYNTPYATTLNIGAPGVLGNDTDAELDTLTAALLTTTANGSLTLNANGSFTYTPNAGFSGVDSFTYRASDSALFSPSTTVQITVGPRPQLLGTVTLSGWTAPVTGQPVEVQIRTVGSPAPLYTFNVALSASGQFVINLVPPTLSGNYDVAIKGQKWLRGTVASVNFSTTVATANISLINGDVNNDNQIDFFDYLIMSDTFEKSLGDSGYDARADLNGDNTVDFFDYLILSAGYDLEGN is encoded by the coding sequence ATGAACTCATCCCAACTTAACCGGGCAGGTTCCCGGATTTTCTTGGTCGTCCTTGCATGTCTTGCCGGGGCGTCTTCGTTTGCGCAAATCAAGGGCTGGAAAGACCTCAAGGTCACCAGCAAGCTTGCTGAGAAGAGCACCATCCTTGGTCGCGTCAGCGACGCCAAAACGTATTCGCTAGATCTCGCGACGCTAAGGCAGTCGCTTGCGAATGCGCCCGAAGAGCGGGCGGTGGGTCTCTTCTCAAGCCCCGCTGTGATCACGCTCCCGATTTCGGACGGGACCTGGCAACGCTTCGCCGTCGCTGAATCGTCGATTTTGAGCCCGGAACTCCAGGCCAAGCTCCCCTACATCAAGACGTACCTCGTCCAAGGTCTCGATGACCGGACACGCAACGGCCGAATCAGTGTCACCGCACTCGGGTTCCACGCCATGGTTTTCAGCCCGAACGGCACGGAGTACATCGATCCAATCGCCGTTGGTAACACCCGCGATTACGTGGTGTACAACCGCGAGAACCTCTCAAGGATCCCCGGTTGGACGTGCTACGTTACCGAGTTCGACGAGAACTTCATCAACTCGGAGCGCGAGGGGTCAGGCGACCTCTTCCCGATGGCCACTGGCGCAAACTTGAAGACGTACCGGTTGGCGATGAACGCCACCGGCGAGTACTGCAACTACTTCGGTTCGAATACTGGGACCGGCTCGGCGGCGGCCGTATCGGCGATGGGCGTCACGATCAACCGCGTGACCGGTATCTACGAGCGAGACTTCTCCATCCGGCTCAATGCCGTGTACCTTGGCCCCGCTTCCGAGCCTGCAGTGCTCGACCCGGCCACGGACGGATTTACGAACTCAAACGTCTCGACCCTCCTTGGACAGAACCAGACCCGCTGCGACACGAACGTAGGTAACGCAAGCTACGACGTCGGACACATCATGGGCACCGGAGGTGGCGGTGTCGCTGGACTCGGCGTGGTCGGGGTCACCGGCCAAAAGGCTCGCGGCGCGACTACCGGCAGCCCTCCGACGACCGACGCATTTGATATCGATTACGTCGCACACGAATTGGGTCACCAGTTCAACGGAGACCACACATTCGCAGGGACAACAGGAAGCTGTGCTGGAAACGGCAATCCGTCTACCGCTTTCGAGCCAGGCAGCGGTTCGACGATCATGGCTTACGCAGGCATCTGCACGGGCCAGAATGTCCAAAGCAACTCAGACGATTACTTCCACCACGTGAGCTACCAAGAGGTGCTCACGCTGCGCGCCTTGGCAACGGGCACCTCGACTGCAAACGGTAACAGTGCCCCGGTCGTCACCGTTCCGGCAACCAGCTACACGATTCCGTTGAGCACGCCGTTCGTGCTTTCGGCGTCGGCGACGGACGCCAATGGCGATGCGCTGACGTACTGCTGGGAGCAGTACGCCACCACGCCGCTTTTCCGCAGCATCAAGCCCGTCACTGTCGGTTACCGGGTGTTCCCGAAGCTGACGACGATTTTGGGCACGGCCGTGGCGAACTACGAGACGCTCGCCACGACAACGCGGACGATCCCGTTCCGCGTGAGCGTGCGTGACAACCGCGCCGGCGGCGGTGAACTGGAATGGAAGTCCGTTTCGGTCACCATGTCCGGTACGGCATTCACCGTGGATACCGCCAATTCCGCTACGGCATGGGTCCCGGGTGCTACGGTCCCCGTCGCTTGGACGGTGGGCGGATCCGGTGCCACTGCAAATGTAAACATCACGATGTCCACAAATGGTGGGACAAGCTTCTTCACTGGCGCGGAAACGACGCTACTGGCCTCAACCGCCAACTCGGGTAGCGCTTCGATCACCGTTCCCTGGGTGAACACCACCACGGGTCGCATCAAGATTCAAGGAGTTAACAACATCTTCTTTGACATCAACAATGCGAGCATCACGATCAATGAGAGCGCGGCCGTCAACATGACGGTGCCCGCGACGATCAAGTCGGGTGCTACGGGCACAGGCACGATCTTGCTCGCCAATCCGGCTCCGGCGGGAGGTCTTACCGTCAACTTGACTGAAGCGAGCTCGTACATGTCGGTGCCGAGCACGGTCGTGGTGCCTGCCGGTGCGACGAGCGCGGACTTTGCGATCACGACGGTGGCCGCACCCTCGAATCAGAACGTTCAAATCGGCTACAACCGATCGGGCTGGTCGAAGGCCTCGTCCACGTTCGTGATCCAGAAGAACACTGCGCCTGGCGGTGTCGCGGATAGCTACAACACGCCGTACGCAACCACCCTGAATATCGGGGCTCCGGGCGTGCTGGGCAATGACACCGATGCCGAACTCGACACGTTGACCGCGGCTCTGCTCACGACCACGGCGAACGGCTCCCTGACGCTGAACGCGAACGGTAGCTTCACCTACACCCCGAACGCTGGTTTCTCGGGTGTGGATAGCTTCACTTACCGCGCGAGCGACTCGGCGCTGTTTAGTCCGTCGACCACCGTGCAGATCACGGTCGGTCCGCGACCTCAGCTGTTGGGCACGGTCACGCTCTCCGGTTGGACGGCTCCTGTGACTGGGCAGCCAGTCGAGGTCCAGATCCGGACGGTGGGTTCGCCCGCTCCGCTCTACACGTTCAACGTAGCCCTCAGCGCCAGTGGCCAGTTTGTGATCAATCTGGTTCCGCCGACTCTGTCGGGCAACTACGACGTGGCGATCAAGGGCCAGAAGTGGCTGCGAGGCACGGTGGCAAGTGTGAACTTCTCAACGACCGTGGCCACGGCCAATATCAGCCTGATCAACGGAGACGTGAACAACGACAACCAAATCGACTTTTTCGACTACCT